A single window of Planktothrix serta PCC 8927 DNA harbors:
- a CDS encoding restriction endonuclease: protein MNQSPIIPTLSDLIEPLIKALKTLGGSGTVQEIYDKVCELENFSDVQQNILHKQGPNTEIAYRLAWARTNLRIYGALENVRRGVWSLTEKGRNLEAIDITEINKAVQKSTKQKFKLVSDGQNDLENNQEIIIDPADFPITNDKSERDFIKDNSKIPVDSDIWIEKLLKVLQQIPPDSFERLCQRILRESGFIKVEVTGRKGDGGIDGIGVLKIALLSFQVFFQCKRYTGSVGPSEIRDFRGAMVGRTDKGLFLTTGTFTSSAKQEATRDGAPVLDLIDGEQLCQILKDLNLGVETKMIEVVEIDQNWFNHL from the coding sequence ATGAATCAATCCCCTATTATTCCAACCCTTAGTGATTTGATAGAACCACTCATAAAAGCTCTAAAAACTTTGGGCGGTTCTGGAACTGTTCAGGAAATTTATGATAAAGTCTGCGAACTTGAAAATTTTTCAGATGTTCAACAAAATATACTGCATAAACAAGGGCCGAATACAGAAATAGCTTATCGTTTAGCTTGGGCTAGAACTAATTTAAGAATTTATGGCGCATTAGAAAATGTACGTCGAGGGGTCTGGTCTTTAACAGAAAAAGGACGTAACCTCGAAGCAATTGATATTACAGAAATCAATAAAGCTGTCCAAAAATCAACGAAACAGAAATTCAAATTAGTTTCTGATGGTCAAAATGATTTAGAAAATAATCAAGAAATAATAATTGATCCTGCTGATTTTCCTATTACAAATGATAAATCAGAGCGTGATTTTATAAAAGATAATAGTAAAATTCCGGTAGATTCAGATATTTGGATAGAAAAACTATTGAAAGTTTTGCAACAAATTCCTCCTGATAGTTTTGAACGGTTATGTCAACGAATTTTAAGAGAATCTGGATTTATTAAAGTTGAAGTAACCGGAAGAAAAGGAGATGGGGGAATTGATGGAATAGGAGTCTTAAAAATTGCCCTTTTGAGTTTTCAAGTATTCTTTCAATGTAAACGTTATACGGGTTCTGTTGGCCCTTCTGAAATTCGAGATTTCCGAGGTGCTATGGTAGGAAGAACCGATAAAGGTTTATTTCTAACCACAGGAACTTTTACCAGTTCAGCCAAACAAGAAGCAACCCGTGACGGTGCGCCTGTATTGGATTTAATTGATGGGGAACAACTTTGTCAAATTCTCAAAGATTTGAATTTAGGAGTCGAAACAAAAATGATTGAAGTTGTTGAAATTGATCAAAATTGGTTTAATCATTTATAA
- a CDS encoding alpha/beta hydrolase family protein, translating into MLVFFIHGVATRDACYSSNLQQLIKAEFSHREEKNPHFYASFWGSALTDMGKIWNGIDEDLAAVKKKYSKSDSEEFLKYRSFREGFFSQFIGDFFTYMNPDKGRKIRKTIAEQLYDFIEENPNNSELHIVAHSLGTVILWDVLFSDRFSAKDPALSIRAMIRQLENQTDTDVKLKHQVNLSSITLIGSPILLINTMLDVRPEKVEQFAHSYSSEQPLRWLNLIHGSDLMAYPLKANLHLAENSYLKFEDEYLLEDANWVEKIARSLGQNDLAMAVSSSDAHNSYWNCPHTARLITNNILNQLDNNGLV; encoded by the coding sequence ATGCTTGTATTTTTTATTCATGGTGTCGCCACAAGAGATGCTTGCTACTCATCAAATTTACAACAACTGATCAAAGCAGAATTTAGTCACCGGGAAGAAAAGAATCCTCATTTTTATGCTAGTTTTTGGGGTTCTGCTTTAACGGATATGGGGAAAATATGGAATGGTATTGATGAAGATTTAGCAGCCGTTAAAAAGAAATATTCTAAAAGTGATAGTGAAGAGTTTTTGAAATATCGATCGTTTAGAGAAGGTTTCTTTTCTCAATTTATCGGGGATTTCTTTACCTATATGAATCCTGATAAGGGTCGAAAAATTCGCAAAACCATCGCTGAACAACTCTATGATTTTATCGAGGAAAACCCTAATAATTCTGAACTTCATATTGTTGCCCATTCGTTAGGAACTGTAATTCTATGGGATGTTTTATTTTCAGATCGATTTTCAGCGAAAGATCCCGCTTTATCGATTCGAGCTATGATTCGACAATTGGAAAATCAGACAGATACAGATGTGAAACTTAAACATCAGGTTAATTTGAGCAGTATCACGCTCATAGGTTCGCCCATTTTATTGATTAATACGATGTTAGATGTACGTCCCGAAAAAGTCGAGCAATTTGCTCATTCCTATTCTTCTGAACAGCCTTTAAGATGGCTTAATTTAATTCATGGTTCCGACTTAATGGCTTATCCTTTAAAAGCGAATTTACATCTGGCTGAAAATAGTTATCTAAAATTTGAAGATGAGTATTTATTAGAGGATGCTAACTGGGTTGAAAAAATAGCTAGAAGTTTAGGTCAAAATGACTTAGCAATGGCTGTGAGTTCTAGTGATGCCCATAATAGTTATTGGAATTGTCCTCACACTGCTAGATTAATTACTAATAATATTTTGAATCAACTTGACAATAATGGTTTAGTCTAA
- the proS gene encoding proline--tRNA ligase: MRLSQMLFVTLREDPKEAEIPSHKLLVRAGYIRRIGSGIYAYLPLMWRVLQKVSQIVREEMNATGAQECLLPQVQPAELWRESGRWDTYTKAEGIMFSLTDRRKRELALGPTHEEVITTIAKEMIRSHQQLPIHLYQIQTKFRDEIRPRFGLMRGREFIMKDGYSFHSDEESLKKTYRDMDQAYRNMLSRCGLQYRAVEADSGAIGGSGSQEFMVLAEAGEDEVLYTEDGKYAANTEKAVSLPVDAELSSFTEYQKLETPNTNTIETLANFLKCSATQIVKNVLYQVAYDNGITVLVLVSIRGDQEVNEVKLQNELTKLASEFGAKTILSLTVPDQEAQEKWAAKPLPLGYISPNLEDSYITSAPKEGIYSKFVRIVDQTAVELKNFVTGADESGYHVVGANWGKEFTLPKSIVDIRKAQKGDRAVHDPSQILDSARGIEVGHIFQLGIKYSQAMGATFTNEQGEELPLVMGCYGVGVSRLAQSAVEQSYDKDGIIWPVAIAPYQVIIAIPNITDVQQMEIAEKLYTELKQAGIETLLDDRNERAGVKFKDADLIGIPYRIVTGRSIKSGKVEWVERATHNAQEIAIEDVVSTLKQNIQAALGD; encoded by the coding sequence ATGCGACTGTCTCAAATGCTATTTGTCACCCTGCGGGAAGATCCCAAAGAAGCAGAAATTCCCAGTCATAAACTATTAGTCCGTGCTGGATATATCCGGCGCATCGGAAGTGGAATTTATGCTTATCTTCCTTTAATGTGGCGAGTTCTGCAAAAAGTTTCTCAAATTGTCCGAGAAGAAATGAACGCCACAGGAGCCCAAGAATGTCTACTTCCCCAAGTTCAACCTGCGGAACTCTGGCGCGAGTCGGGACGGTGGGATACCTATACTAAAGCCGAGGGAATTATGTTTTCCCTCACTGACCGTCGTAAACGGGAATTAGCATTAGGGCCCACCCATGAGGAAGTGATCACAACTATTGCGAAAGAAATGATTCGTTCCCATCAACAATTACCGATTCATTTATATCAAATTCAAACGAAGTTTAGAGATGAAATTCGTCCTCGGTTTGGGTTAATGCGGGGACGAGAATTTATTATGAAAGATGGTTATTCTTTCCATAGCGATGAGGAAAGTTTGAAGAAAACCTATCGAGATATGGATCAAGCTTATCGCAATATGTTAAGTCGTTGTGGGTTACAATATCGCGCCGTAGAAGCTGATTCTGGAGCTATTGGAGGAAGTGGTTCTCAAGAATTTATGGTCTTAGCAGAAGCGGGAGAAGATGAAGTTCTCTACACCGAAGATGGCAAATATGCCGCTAATACTGAAAAAGCTGTATCCCTTCCGGTTGATGCTGAACTTTCTAGCTTTACAGAATATCAAAAGTTAGAAACTCCCAATACTAACACCATTGAAACTTTAGCCAATTTCTTGAAATGTTCTGCGACCCAAATTGTTAAGAATGTTCTTTATCAAGTTGCTTATGATAATGGGATAACGGTTTTAGTTTTAGTGAGTATTCGCGGAGATCAGGAGGTTAATGAAGTTAAATTGCAAAATGAATTAACTAAATTAGCTTCTGAATTTGGCGCGAAAACGATATTATCTTTAACAGTTCCTGATCAAGAAGCTCAAGAAAAATGGGCAGCAAAACCGTTGCCTTTAGGCTATATTTCTCCTAATTTAGAAGATAGTTATATTACCTCCGCTCCGAAGGAGGGTATCTATTCCAAATTTGTCAGAATAGTAGATCAAACCGCCGTTGAATTAAAGAATTTTGTTACTGGCGCGGATGAATCAGGATATCATGTTGTTGGAGCAAATTGGGGGAAAGAATTTACGTTACCTAAAAGTATTGTAGATATTAGAAAAGCTCAAAAAGGCGATCGCGCTGTTCATGATCCGAGCCAAATTTTAGACAGTGCGAGAGGAATTGAAGTCGGTCATATTTTCCAACTGGGGATTAAATATTCTCAAGCAATGGGAGCAACTTTTACCAATGAACAGGGAGAAGAATTACCGTTAGTCATGGGATGTTATGGCGTTGGGGTATCTCGGTTAGCACAATCGGCTGTTGAACAATCTTATGATAAAGATGGGATTATTTGGCCTGTGGCGATCGCACCTTATCAAGTGATTATTGCGATTCCGAATATTACCGACGTTCAACAGATGGAAATAGCTGAAAAACTCTATACAGAATTGAAGCAAGCGGGTATTGAAACCTTACTCGATGATCGCAATGAACGGGCCGGGGTAAAATTCAAAGATGCGGATTTAATTGGCATCCCCTATCGGATTGTAACCGGGCGTTCAATTAAATCGGGTAAGGTGGAATGGGTAGAACGAGCCACCCACAACGCCCAAGAAATCGCCATTGA